In one window of Planktothrix tepida PCC 9214 DNA:
- a CDS encoding WD40 repeat domain-containing protein: MMDDLKAWCFLVSRNQYLDYRTVVAPNFICEAGIGNILARVTEGDITEQGTALYREILYSKAADFTIIYRIIEATVENTGIDGNGCLKDSVGREISLIEGLVFQGLLKDKDIVVTEQHLEEAHQQVISYYREFWESITRISIFPSQSIKYIEPSAQSLNLIKLTAYIAGEKQQLSLPQQEILELNYSSWEIIDEKTYNNEEVASLAVFPDSENFAARYDSDVVVWKISEKEPISKFSGTRKSLGGFLTPIVVNSTGELIATAMIEGFDYNKIKLYNLNTHDCKDLGTQGQFNPTRVKAVIFSPDSKIVFSACGEKIKLWDAECEGIERGELPGHSDDVRCLAVDSNNGLLASGDSRGYIKLWKISNKKEIFPTPSDKFPINSLAFSPDGQFLVSGSDGGAIKVWNVKTEEEYPVDWKQSQPINCVAFSPNGSLIATGCDNTIIQIWDLENPQLSPICTLEKHDKAVTAVVFTPDGKKLISGSKDGKVIVWQPVNLR; this comes from the coding sequence ATGATGGATGATCTTAAAGCTTGGTGTTTTTTAGTGAGCCGTAATCAATATCTCGACTATCGAACTGTTGTTGCTCCTAATTTTATTTGTGAAGCAGGCATAGGTAATATACTTGCTAGAGTAACAGAGGGAGATATAACAGAACAAGGAACTGCATTGTATCGAGAAATTTTGTATTCTAAAGCCGCAGATTTCACGATAATTTATCGAATTATTGAAGCAACCGTAGAAAATACGGGAATTGATGGTAATGGTTGTTTAAAAGATTCAGTTGGTCGAGAAATATCTTTGATAGAAGGTTTAGTTTTCCAGGGACTTCTCAAAGATAAAGATATTGTTGTGACTGAACAACATTTAGAAGAAGCACATCAACAAGTTATCAGCTATTATCGAGAGTTTTGGGAATCAATAACAAGGATTTCAATTTTTCCTTCACAGTCAATAAAATATATAGAACCTTCTGCTCAATCTTTAAACTTGATTAAACTTACTGCGTATATTGCGGGTGAAAAACAGCAGCTTTCTTTGCCACAACAAGAAATATTAGAACTTAATTATAGTTCTTGGGAGATTATAGATGAAAAAACATATAATAATGAAGAAGTGGCTTCCTTAGCCGTCTTCCCTGATTCAGAAAATTTTGCTGCACGCTATGATTCTGATGTTGTTGTCTGGAAAATTTCAGAAAAAGAACCTATTTCTAAATTTTCTGGAACAAGAAAATCGTTGGGGGGCTTTCTTACTCCAATTGTAGTTAATTCTACAGGCGAGTTAATTGCTACTGCTATGATTGAAGGATTCGATTACAATAAAATAAAACTTTATAATTTAAACACCCATGACTGTAAAGATTTAGGAACACAAGGACAGTTCAACCCAACAAGAGTTAAAGCAGTGATATTTAGTCCTGATAGTAAAATAGTTTTTAGTGCTTGTGGTGAAAAAATTAAACTGTGGGATGCAGAATGTGAAGGAATAGAACGAGGTGAACTTCCGGGTCATTCTGATGATGTTAGATGTTTAGCGGTTGATTCTAATAATGGACTACTTGCTAGTGGAGATAGTCGGGGTTATATTAAGCTATGGAAAATATCAAATAAAAAAGAAATTTTCCCGACACCATCGGATAAATTTCCTATAAATTCCTTGGCTTTTAGTCCAGATGGACAATTTTTAGTAAGCGGAAGTGATGGCGGTGCAATTAAGGTATGGAATGTAAAAACAGAAGAAGAGTATCCTGTTGATTGGAAACAATCTCAACCCATTAATTGCGTTGCATTTAGTCCCAATGGTTCCTTGATTGCGACTGGTTGTGATAACACAATAATACAAATTTGGGATTTAGAAAATCCCCAGTTATCGCCTATTTGCACACTAGAAAAACATGACAAAGCGGTTACTGCTGTTGTATTTACTCCTGATGGTAAAAAGTTAATTAGCGGAAGTAAAGATGGTAAAGTTATAGTGTGGCAACCTGTTAATTTGAGGTAG
- a CDS encoding NAD(P)H-quinone oxidoreductase subunit O, with protein sequence MAIKKGDLVHAVREKLENSLEAKASDTRFSPYIFETKGEIMELRGDYALVKFGQVPTPNIWLRLDQLEAAQ encoded by the coding sequence ATGGCGATTAAAAAAGGTGACTTGGTTCATGCAGTTCGGGAAAAGTTAGAAAACAGCTTAGAGGCAAAAGCCAGTGATACTCGGTTTTCTCCTTATATTTTTGAAACCAAAGGGGAAATCATGGAACTGCGAGGGGACTATGCTTTAGTTAAATTCGGACAAGTTCCCACCCCCAATATTTGGTTACGACTCGACCAATTGGAAGCAGCGCAATAG
- a CDS encoding DUF362 domain-containing protein, producing the protein MPTVSLIRANSYHPQALETSLKTLLEPWGGITAFVKPGDRVLLKPNLLTGSRPTKECVTRPELVAAVAKLVIEAGGKPFLGDSPAFGSALGVARANGYLPLIESLNLPIVEFQGKRYQTVSEGFDHLRLSKEAMEADVVINLPKLKSHVQLTLTMGVKNLFGCVPGKMKAWWHLEAGKDVNRFGEMLVETARAINPNLTILDAIIGHEGNGPSGGEPRELGILAASDHVFSLDRTLVDLLQVDPSLVPTVAASQRLGLCSELTDINYPLLTPKELQVSDWKLPDALVPIDFGLPRVLKSTFRHFYIRWIKEPMATYSQNK; encoded by the coding sequence ATGCCAACTGTGTCTTTAATTCGGGCTAATTCTTATCACCCTCAAGCCCTAGAAACGTCCTTGAAAACATTACTGGAACCTTGGGGCGGCATAACAGCCTTTGTAAAACCGGGTGATCGCGTTCTTCTCAAACCCAATTTATTAACGGGAAGTCGTCCTACAAAAGAATGCGTTACCCGACCGGAATTGGTGGCTGCCGTTGCTAAACTGGTGATTGAGGCGGGAGGAAAACCTTTTTTAGGGGATAGTCCCGCCTTTGGGAGTGCTTTGGGAGTCGCCCGTGCTAATGGTTATTTACCCTTGATTGAATCGTTAAATTTGCCTATTGTAGAATTTCAGGGGAAACGTTATCAAACTGTTAGTGAAGGGTTTGATCATTTACGGTTAAGTAAAGAAGCGATGGAAGCGGATGTGGTGATTAATTTACCCAAACTAAAATCCCACGTTCAACTTACCCTAACCATGGGAGTTAAAAACCTCTTTGGTTGTGTCCCCGGAAAAATGAAAGCTTGGTGGCATTTAGAAGCCGGAAAAGATGTTAATCGGTTTGGGGAAATGTTAGTAGAAACCGCAAGAGCCATTAACCCTAATTTAACGATTTTAGATGCTATTATCGGTCATGAAGGTAATGGCCCCAGTGGAGGTGAACCCCGTGAATTAGGGATTTTAGCCGCTTCTGATCACGTTTTTTCCCTCGATAGAACCCTTGTTGATCTGCTTCAGGTTGATCCGAGCTTGGTTCCTACTGTTGCCGCTTCTCAACGATTGGGATTATGTTCTGAATTAACAGACATTAATTATCCGTTATTAACTCCAAAAGAATTACAAGTTTCCGACTGGAAATTACCCGATGCTTTAGTTCCCATCGATTTTGGTTTACCTCGTGTCTTAAAATCCACTTTCCGACATTTTTATATTCGCTGGATTAAAGAACCGATGGCAACTTATAGCCAAAACAAGTAA
- a CDS encoding NB-ARC domain-containing protein, producing the protein MDIQEVLTLADNLIFASTGKHLDHLQKAILEGTLQGQTYTKIAEDIHSSEGHIRDLGSEIWRIFSKEFGETVNKSNFRAILEKANFYNYSSAIGRDYVTVNNVNICSEVRGAQAQQRGQDRVCLDWGDAPEILTFYGRQEEENCLTEWMIKKCYRLITLLGISGVGKTSLALHCVEPIKSEFHTIIYRSLRFCPSLEEILTHCLEVFSESSIIPPTLDAKLTQLFKYLRQYRCLIILDDVQMLFAPQELAGCYQAGYENYRLFFKQIAEVSHQSCLMLLSSEKPREVAELELEHDTIFSLVLGSLGQASKQILRDQKLRDETEWNELIKRYEGHPLGLKLTAALIQEFFGGCVSEFLQCSPPILCEPLQFRLYQQLERLTTLEMKIINTLAHEDQPLNLSAINHNIQLSYPEFLKGLQSLNLRLFLKKFEQNNIKLFTLDPLLRHFLKHTISSE; encoded by the coding sequence ATGGATATTCAAGAAGTCCTAACACTTGCGGATAATCTCATATTTGCAAGTACGGGAAAACATTTAGACCATCTGCAAAAAGCGATACTAGAGGGAACGTTACAGGGTCAAACCTATACCAAAATTGCTGAGGATATCCATTCTAGTGAAGGTCATATTCGAGATTTGGGTTCGGAAATTTGGAGAATTTTCTCAAAAGAATTTGGAGAGACTGTTAATAAATCTAATTTTAGAGCTATTTTAGAAAAAGCTAATTTTTATAATTATTCATCAGCGATTGGTCGAGATTATGTAACTGTTAATAATGTTAATATTTGTTCTGAGGTAAGAGGAGCCCAAGCGCAACAACGGGGTCAGGATAGAGTTTGTTTAGATTGGGGAGATGCACCGGAAATATTGACGTTTTATGGTCGTCAAGAAGAAGAAAATTGTTTAACCGAATGGATGATTAAAAAATGTTACCGTTTAATCACACTTCTGGGAATAAGTGGAGTCGGTAAAACCAGTTTAGCATTACATTGTGTTGAACCTATCAAATCTGAATTTCACACGATTATTTATCGCAGTTTACGATTTTGTCCAAGTTTAGAAGAGATTTTAACTCATTGTTTAGAAGTATTTTCTGAGTCTTCCATTATTCCTCCCACTTTAGATGCTAAATTGACTCAACTTTTCAAATATCTCCGTCAATATCGCTGTTTAATTATTCTGGATGATGTTCAGATGTTATTTGCACCTCAAGAATTAGCCGGATGTTATCAAGCGGGCTATGAAAATTATCGCTTATTTTTCAAACAAATTGCTGAGGTTTCCCATCAAAGTTGTTTAATGCTCTTAAGTTCAGAAAAACCCAGAGAGGTTGCAGAATTAGAATTAGAACATGATACTATTTTTTCTTTAGTATTAGGAAGTTTAGGACAAGCATCTAAACAAATTTTAAGGGATCAAAAATTAAGGGATGAAACCGAATGGAATGAGTTAATTAAACGCTACGAAGGTCATCCCCTGGGATTAAAGTTAACGGCGGCTTTAATTCAAGAATTTTTTGGGGGATGTGTCTCTGAATTTTTGCAGTGTTCCCCACCGATTTTATGTGAACCCTTGCAATTTCGATTGTATCAACAACTAGAACGTTTAACAACCTTAGAAATGAAAATAATAAATACATTGGCTCATGAAGATCAACCTTTAAATTTATCTGCAATCAATCACAACATTCAGTTATCTTATCCCGAATTTTTGAAAGGTTTGCAATCTTTAAATTTGCGGTTATTTTTGAAAAAGTTTGAACAAAATAATATAAAATTATTTACTCTTGACCCTTTGTTAAGACATTTTTTAAAACATACTATTTCTTCAGAATAA
- the mdh gene encoding malate dehydrogenase → MLLSTPFFPASCHSTRVSIIGAGKVGSTLAQRIVEQNIANVVLLDVLEGVPQGIALDLMQAGAVERHDRHVTGTNNYEDTAGSDIVVITAGKPRIPGMSRDDLISINAKIVAEAAKKSIQYSPDAVLITVTNPLDIMTYIAWNVTKVEPHRVMGMAGVLDSARFEAFLGIELGMSVSNIDATVLGSHGDLMVPLPRYTTVNGIPITELIEPETINKIVERTRQGGGEIVELLKTGGAYFAPASSVRIMVESILRQQSRLLPTCCYLQGQYGLNDIFLGVPAWLGCRGVERVLELDLTESEHEALMKCAESVRGGINQALEILNV, encoded by the coding sequence ATGCTATTATCTACTCCGTTTTTTCCTGCCTCTTGTCATTCCACACGGGTTTCAATTATTGGTGCTGGGAAAGTAGGCAGTACCCTTGCCCAACGGATTGTTGAACAAAATATTGCTAATGTTGTTTTATTAGATGTTTTAGAAGGAGTTCCCCAGGGAATTGCGTTAGATTTAATGCAAGCGGGTGCTGTTGAACGTCATGACCGACACGTTACAGGGACTAACAATTATGAAGATACGGCGGGTTCAGATATTGTGGTAATTACGGCTGGAAAACCTCGAATTCCAGGGATGAGTCGAGATGATTTAATTAGTATTAATGCCAAAATTGTAGCGGAGGCTGCGAAAAAGTCTATTCAATATTCCCCTGATGCGGTGTTAATTACTGTCACGAATCCTCTTGATATTATGACTTATATTGCCTGGAATGTGACGAAGGTTGAACCCCATCGAGTAATGGGGATGGCGGGGGTTTTAGATTCCGCACGATTTGAAGCTTTTTTAGGAATAGAGTTAGGAATGTCTGTGTCAAATATTGATGCAACCGTATTAGGAAGTCATGGCGATTTAATGGTTCCTTTACCTCGTTATACCACAGTTAACGGCATTCCCATTACAGAATTAATCGAGCCAGAAACGATTAATAAAATTGTTGAACGTACCCGCCAAGGAGGGGGAGAAATTGTTGAATTATTAAAAACGGGAGGAGCTTATTTTGCACCCGCATCTTCGGTGAGAATTATGGTTGAATCAATTTTACGTCAACAATCGAGACTATTACCCACCTGTTGTTATTTACAAGGACAATACGGTTTAAATGATATTTTCCTAGGGGTTCCAGCTTGGTTAGGATGTCGAGGAGTTGAACGAGTTTTAGAACTCGATTTAACAGAATCCGAACATGAAGCCTTAATGAAATGTGCAGAATCTGTTCGAGGAGGAATTAATCAAGCATTAGAAATATTGAACGTTTGA
- a CDS encoding lipid-A-disaccharide synthase gives MENNIDILILSNGPGEITTWVRPVVQALREQLQNQPFQARISLILSPCPNATGKEANIARSYPEIDRVQGAEYFWKFLLFGKTAENWDWYQKGVVLFLGGDQFFTVVISKRLGYRSVIYAEWEARWWRYINRFGVMKSEILDTIPQPYQSKLEVIGDLMADVSLSGSSAIISDEIIIGLLPGSKAAKLTQGIPLTLAIVEYLHQKRPQIRFIIPVAPTLDLQTLARFADPQYNPIIAKFGGISAQLHLGDPAYLETQNGIKIELYTSFPAYDLLSNCQICLTTVGANTAELGALAVPMIVLLPTQQLDAMRSWDGIPGILANLPGLGSIFAKIINQFVLKQGKLFAWPNIWAKQEIVPELVGELQPEDIANLVLNYLDHPQQLEAMGQRLRQVRGKPGAAQKLATIIIKCCGLE, from the coding sequence ATGGAAAATAATATTGATATTTTAATTCTTTCTAATGGCCCTGGTGAAATTACAACTTGGGTGCGTCCCGTTGTTCAAGCCTTACGAGAACAGCTACAAAATCAACCATTTCAAGCCAGAATTTCTTTAATATTATCTCCCTGTCCCAATGCAACTGGAAAAGAAGCTAATATTGCTCGTTCTTACCCAGAAATTGATCGAGTTCAAGGGGCAGAATATTTTTGGAAATTTTTGTTATTTGGAAAAACCGCAGAAAATTGGGACTGGTATCAAAAAGGTGTCGTTTTATTTTTAGGAGGAGATCAATTTTTTACCGTAGTTATTAGTAAACGCTTAGGCTATCGTAGCGTTATTTATGCCGAATGGGAAGCGCGTTGGTGGCGCTATATTAATCGTTTTGGGGTAATGAAATCCGAGATTTTAGACACTATTCCCCAACCCTATCAAAGTAAATTAGAAGTCATCGGAGATTTAATGGCAGATGTGAGTTTATCAGGTTCTTCCGCTATAATTTCTGATGAGATTATCATTGGTTTATTACCCGGTTCTAAAGCAGCAAAATTAACCCAAGGTATCCCCTTAACCTTAGCCATTGTTGAATATTTACACCAAAAACGACCTCAAATTCGATTTATTATTCCTGTTGCGCCTACCTTAGATTTACAAACCTTAGCTCGTTTTGCAGATCCTCAATATAACCCCATTATAGCAAAATTTGGCGGAATTTCAGCACAACTTCATTTAGGAGATCCAGCTTATTTAGAAACTCAAAACGGCATCAAAATAGAACTTTATACATCCTTTCCTGCTTATGATTTACTTTCAAACTGTCAAATTTGTTTAACCACAGTTGGAGCCAATACCGCCGAATTAGGAGCATTAGCTGTTCCCATGATTGTATTATTACCTACTCAACAATTAGATGCCATGCGTTCTTGGGATGGGATACCCGGAATTTTAGCAAATTTACCCGGATTAGGATCTATTTTTGCTAAAATTATTAATCAATTCGTGTTAAAACAAGGTAAACTATTCGCATGGCCAAATATTTGGGCAAAACAGGAAATTGTACCCGAATTAGTGGGAGAACTTCAACCCGAAGATATCGCTAATTTAGTCTTAAATTATTTAGACCATCCTCAACAATTAGAAGCCATGGGCCAGCGTTTACGACAAGTTAGAGGGAAACCCGGAGCCGCCCAAAAATTAGCAACTATTATCATTAAATGTTGTGGTTTAGAATAA
- a CDS encoding 2-hydroxyacid dehydrogenase: MTLLLLGEFENPEVWVSALQTYQPQLKIEVYPDVENLAEIDAILAWMHPLGVIEKFPNLKVIISTGAGVDHILRDPNLPPDIPIVRLVDDSLTSQMSEYILLAVLQYHRQLIAYKTQQSQGVWQGLPPRNTANCTVGILGLGVLGLDIAQKLKMMGFSVRGWSRTPKVLDTINCFLGEKEFKSFLSECEILVCLLPLTPKTEGILNQNTFSALPQGAYLINVARGKHLVEEDLLNALKSGQLSGACLDVFQIEPLPKNHPFWAHPNITITPHIAAKTIPACVAPQIIDAINKSQGGLLLNNTVDVSRGY; the protein is encoded by the coding sequence ATGACATTACTATTATTAGGAGAATTTGAAAACCCTGAAGTTTGGGTTTCTGCACTCCAAACTTATCAACCGCAGTTAAAGATTGAGGTTTATCCTGATGTTGAAAATTTAGCAGAGATTGATGCAATTTTAGCGTGGATGCACCCATTGGGAGTGATTGAAAAATTCCCTAATTTAAAAGTCATTATCTCAACAGGTGCAGGTGTTGATCATATTTTACGAGATCCGAATTTACCTCCTGATATTCCAATTGTACGGTTAGTGGATGACTCTTTAACCTCGCAAATGTCGGAATATATTTTATTAGCGGTTTTACAGTATCATCGTCAATTGATAGCTTATAAAACTCAACAAAGTCAAGGGGTATGGCAAGGATTACCTCCTAGAAATACAGCTAATTGTACCGTTGGAATTTTAGGGTTAGGGGTTTTGGGTTTAGATATTGCTCAAAAACTCAAGATGATGGGATTTTCGGTGAGAGGTTGGAGTCGAACCCCTAAAGTTTTAGACACTATTAATTGTTTTTTAGGTGAGAAAGAATTTAAGTCATTTTTAAGTGAATGTGAGATATTAGTGTGTTTGTTACCTTTAACCCCAAAAACCGAAGGAATTTTAAATCAAAATACCTTTTCAGCTTTACCTCAAGGCGCCTATTTAATTAATGTAGCACGGGGGAAACATTTAGTTGAAGAAGATTTATTAAATGCTTTAAAATCCGGTCAACTTTCCGGTGCTTGTTTGGATGTTTTTCAAATTGAACCCTTACCGAAAAATCATCCTTTTTGGGCTCATCCAAACATTACAATTACCCCCCATATTGCCGCAAAAACTATTCCGGCTTGTGTAGCACCTCAAATTATTGACGCGATTAACAAAAGTCAAGGGGGATTATTATTAAATAATACCGTTGATGTATCCAGAGGATATTAA
- a CDS encoding Uma2 family endonuclease — protein MSKSPHPGNIFLENVPWQDLETIIFKRQKNGETLLTYDNGRLELITPSPLHQEYREILEEFIIALLDLYNINYRGLGFTLWQRPDLKISLEVDSCFYIQNLPRIEKLLTISLPENPPPDLVLEIDLTYKSLSRRSLYARLGIPEVWRCDENKLKIYQLNEGEYQQVSHSFVFPEIALEGLPQIIKNNIKSGRVAVRREFQKWLMTV, from the coding sequence ATGTCTAAATCTCCTCATCCTGGTAATATCTTTCTGGAAAATGTCCCTTGGCAGGATTTAGAAACGATTATTTTTAAACGGCAAAAAAATGGAGAGACTTTACTCACCTATGATAATGGGCGTTTGGAACTGATTACTCCCTCGCCTCTCCATCAAGAGTATCGTGAAATTTTAGAAGAATTTATTATTGCTTTATTGGATTTATACAATATTAATTATCGGGGTTTAGGGTTCACCCTTTGGCAAAGACCCGATTTAAAAATTAGTTTAGAAGTGGATAGTTGTTTTTATATTCAAAATTTACCTAGGATTGAAAAACTATTGACGATTAGTTTACCTGAAAATCCTCCCCCGGATTTAGTTTTGGAAATTGATTTAACTTATAAATCTCTTTCCAGACGTTCTCTCTATGCCCGTTTAGGGATTCCTGAAGTTTGGCGGTGTGATGAAAATAAATTGAAAATTTATCAGTTAAATGAGGGAGAATATCAACAAGTTTCTCACAGTTTCGTATTTCCTGAAATAGCCCTAGAAGGTTTACCGCAAATTATTAAAAATAATATCAAATCCGGGCGGGTTGCCGTGCGTCGGGAGTTTCAAAAATGGTTAATGACGGTTTAG
- a CDS encoding Uma2 family endonuclease, which yields MVTIKTQLTLDEFLTLPETDLNYELINGEAIPKIPPKRFHSRIRGTLCTLLTQWCQNQGEIGIEWAVILKKNNRDWVPIPDLLYISYSRLPLDRFIDEACPVPPELVIEIISPDQTFGQMSEKAIDYLNAGVLRVWVIDPKAKSITIFYPDAPPQTKRDEAILTDNLLEGLQFTPQQIFQQAGII from the coding sequence ATGGTAACAATCAAAACTCAACTTACTCTCGATGAATTTCTCACCCTTCCTGAAACCGACTTAAATTATGAATTGATTAATGGAGAAGCAATTCCCAAAATACCACCCAAACGTTTTCATTCTCGAATTAGAGGAACTTTATGTACCCTCTTAACTCAATGGTGTCAAAATCAAGGAGAAATTGGCATAGAATGGGCGGTTATTCTCAAAAAAAATAATCGAGATTGGGTTCCAATTCCTGATTTACTTTATATTTCCTATAGTCGTCTACCTTTAGACCGATTTATTGATGAAGCTTGTCCAGTTCCCCCTGAATTAGTGATAGAAATTATATCGCCGGATCAAACCTTTGGTCAAATGAGTGAAAAAGCCATTGATTATCTTAATGCTGGAGTATTGAGGGTTTGGGTTATTGACCCGAAAGCTAAAAGCATTACTATTTTTTATCCCGATGCACCACCTCAAACAAAACGAGATGAGGCAATTTTAACGGATAATTTATTAGAAGGATTGCAATTTACCCCCCAGCAAATTTTTCAACAAGCCGGGATTATTTGA